One window of the Ictidomys tridecemlineatus isolate mIctTri1 chromosome 11, mIctTri1.hap1, whole genome shotgun sequence genome contains the following:
- the LOC101955203 gene encoding large ribosomal subunit protein eL14, whose translation MVFRHFVEVGQVAYTSFGPHAGKLVAIVDVIDQNRALVDGPCTEVRRQAMPFKCMQLIDFILKFPDSACQKYVRQAWQKADINTKWEATRWVKKIEAREKKAKMTDFDRYEVIKAKKMRNKIIKNEIKKLQRAAILKASPQKASVAKAAVAAAVAAAAAAKAKIPAKKVTPAGKKAPAQKAPSQKASGQKAAPPPKAQKS comes from the coding sequence ATGGTTTTCAGGCATTTTGTGGAGGTTGGCCAGGTGGCCTACACCTCCTTTGGGCCTCATGCTGGAAAGCTGGTAGCAATTGTAGATGTTATTGATCAGAACAGGGCTTTGGTTGATGGACCTTGCACTGAGGTAAGGAGACAGGCCATGCCTTTCAAATGTATGCAGCTCATTGATTTCATCCTCAAGTTTCCTGACAGTGCTTGCCAGAAGTATGTTCGGCAAGCCTGGCAGAAGGCAGATATCAATACAAAATGGGAAGCCACAAGATGGGTCAAGAAGATTGAAGCCAGAGAAAAGAAAGCCAAGATGACTGATTTTGATCGTTATGAAGTAATTAAGGCGAAGAAAATGAGGAACAAAATaatcaagaatgaaattaagAAGCTTCAGAGGGCAGCTATCCTGAAAGCTTCTCCTCAAAAGGCATCTGTTGCTAAGGCTGCAGTTGCAGCTGCAgtagcagctgctgctgctgctaaagCTAAAATTCCAGCAAAAAAGGTAACTCCAGCAGGCAAGAAGGCTCCGGCCCAAAAGGCTCCTTCCCAGAAAGCCTCAGGCCAGAAGGCAGCGCCACCTCCAAAAGCTCAGAAGAGTTAG